A single region of the Gorilla gorilla gorilla isolate KB3781 chromosome 1, NHGRI_mGorGor1-v2.1_pri, whole genome shotgun sequence genome encodes:
- the LHX4 gene encoding LIM/homeobox protein Lhx4, with protein MMQSATVPAEGAVKGLPEMLGVPMQQIPQCAGCNQHILDKFILKVLDRHWHSSCLKCADCQMQLADRCFSRAGSVYCKEDFFKRFGTKCTACQQGIPPTQVVRKAQDFVYHLHCFACIICNRQLATGDEFYLMEDGRLVCKEDYETAKQNDDSEAGAKRPRTTITAKQLETLKNAYKNSPKPARHVREQLSSETGLDMRVVQVWFQNRRAKEKRLKKDAGRHRWGQFYKSVKRSRGSSKQEKESSAEDCGVSDSELSFREDQILSELGHTNRIYGNVGDVTGGQLMNGSFSMDGTGQSYQDLRDGSPYGIPQSPSSISSLPSHAPLLNGLDYTVDSNLGIVAHAGQGVSQTLRAMAGGPTSDISTGSSVGYPDFPTSPGSWLDEMDHPPF; from the exons AGATTCCCCAGTGTGCTGGCTGCAACCAGCACATCCTGGACAAGTTCATCCTGAAGGTCCTGGACAGACACTGGCACAGCTCCTGCCTCAAGTGTGCAGACTGCCAGATGCAGCTGGCGGACAGGTGCTTCTCCAGGGCTGGGAGCGTCTACTGCAAGGAGGACTTCTTCAA GCGCTTCGGCACAAAATGCACGGCCTGCCAGCAGGGTATCCCCCCAACCCAGGTGGTCCGCAAGGCCCAGGACTTTGTCTACCACCTGCACTGCTTTGCTTGCATCATCTGCAACCGGCAGCTGGCCACGGGGGACGAATTCTACCTCATGGAGGACGGGCGGCTGGTGTGCAAGGAAGACTACGAGACAGCCAAGCAGAACG ATGACTCAGAGGCTGGAGCTAAGCGGCCCCGGACCACCATCACAGCCAAGCAGCTGGAGACATTAAAGAATGCATACAAGAACTCCCCCAAGCCTGCCCGGCACGTGAGGGAGCAGCTGTCCTCAGAGACAGGCCTGGACATGAGGGTCGTACAG GTTTGGTTTCAGAACAGAAGGGCCAAAGAGAAACGTCTGAAGAAGGACGCAGGGCGGCACCGCTGGGGGCAGTTCTATAAGAGCGTCAAGAGGAGCCGGGGCAGCAGCAAGCAGGAGAAGGAGAGCTCTGCAGAGGACTGTGGGGTTAGTGACAGTGAGCTGAGCTTCCGAG AGGATCAAATTCTCTCAGAACTTGGCCACACCAATAGGATTTATGGCAACGTGGGGGACGTTACAGGCGGACAGTTAATGAATGGGAGCTTCTCCATGGACGGGACAGGACAATCCTATCAGGACTTGAGGGATGGGAGCCCCTATGGAATCCCCCAGTCTCCATCCTCCATATCGTCCCTGCCATCCCACGCTCCTTTGCTCAATGGGCTGGATTACACGGTGGACAGTAATTTGGGCATCGTTGCGCATGCAGGGCAGGGAGTAAGCCAGACGCTGAGAGCCATGGCTGGGGGACCCACCTCTGACATCTCCACAGGAAGCAGTGTAGGCTATCCCGACTTTCCAACTAGCCCAGGCTCTTGGCTCGATGAAATGGATCATCCTCCTTTTTAA